The window TTGTACTTAATGACACAAGAGAAGGTGTCGATGaaacttacccatttggcatggcgCTTGCTCAACTTGGGCTGGCCCTtgagaaatttcaaagattcgtgatcagtgtgtatcacgaactcccttgGGCGGAGGTAGTGTTGCCACGTCTCCAATGCTCTTACAAGTGCGTAGAGCTCCTTGTCGTATGTTGGGTAGTTCAGAACAGCACCTCCCAGCTTCTCACTAAAGAATGCATAggctcttgtcttgcatgagaacGGCGCAATACCTACACCaaaagcatcacattcaattggGTAATTTCGAAGGTCTTGTTAAAATTGGGTAATGCTAAAAccggtgcatgtgtgagtttgtcctTGAGGGTAAGAAAGGCTTGTTCTTGGGCTTCTCCCCAATGGAATttatcattcttctttgtcacggcggtcaatggggcggcaatggtgctgatATCTTTGACAAATCAGTGGTAGAAGCCTGCCAATTCATGGAAGCTGTGCACCTATAGACGGATGTTGGGGTTGGCCATTGCTGGATGGCCTCGATCTTGGACTCGTTCactttgatgccctgcgaactcacaacatagcctaaaaacacgagctcattagtacaaaatatgcacttcttaaggttggtGTATAGACACGCctttcgaagtgtctcaagaactagcCTCAAATGCTCCATGTGCTCATGTTCCCTTCGACTATAtatcaatatatcatcaaaGTATATAATAGTATACAATAACAAACTTACCAATGAACTGCCTCaagacatggttcattaacctcatgaagatgctaggggcattagtcaacccaaaaggcatgactagctaCTTATAGGGACCatgcttggttttgaaggccgtCTTCTATTCATCGtcttctttcattcttatttgatgatagccactccttagAGATCAATTTTAGTAAATATGATAGCACCATCAAGTTCATCGagcatatcatctaatctaGGGATGGGATGGCGGTATTTAACAGTAATTGCGTTAATGGCtttacagtcagtgcacatgcgctaggtaccatcctttttggggacaagtatCACAGGGGCTTAGACTctcttttacccaacccttacctagtaGGCCATCAACTTCCTTTGAACCTCCTTTGTCTCCTCaaggcccatgcggtaagcaggtttgttgggtagtggtgctccaggaattagatcaatttggtgctcaatccctcaaatgggtggtaaaccatcagggaTTTCATCAGGGAAGacgtcctcaaattcctgcaaaagagcaactatactcgaaggcaatgctttatcgagctcagcaacatctaaaagcacatatttgcaaatcatgagaagtacaaGCTAATTAGAGTTTACAAgctttctaacatccttagccttaatgatcatgtttgaCTTCCTAGTGGTCGGTTGAGTCAATGTATGTTCACGTGGTacactaggtgtgctcacttgacccttggtggATTGCTTacttgtggaagtggagcaagtgACAGGGTCGACCGTCCTTTGCTTTCGCTTTTTACGGTCTAAGTTACACTCTCTTTACAATTTTAATTGGTCCTcctaaacttgtgcaggtgtgagtagtgtgaggaccttacgtttgccattgtgcaaaagtgtgtacttatttgcccttccgtcgaatgtgacgtgtttgtcaaattgccaaggtctccccAAGATGACATGTGTAGCATGCATAGGCACTACATCACACACAACTTCATCAAcgtaagtaccaattgaaaaaggaacgcgtacctgtttgaagacacgtacctctccatcctcacttagcTATTGGAGGCGGTaggggtgtggatgtctagtagtTGGGAGACCCAAGTTCTCAACCATAAGCAAGCTCGCCACATTGGTGCAACTTCccccatcaatgatgagactacacacctttTCACCTACTTTACAGCGAGCGTAAAATAAGTTCTCTCATTGAAACTGCTCATCCTCCTTgactcgggcggttagcactcgtcgtccaccaagcaacctacttctccttgTGTAAGAGAGCAATCTTCCTCAGCCAAGTCTTCCTCCAGGCAGTCACCTTTGATCAATCCAGGTATCTCCTCACAATCGTCATCATCGGACACGgtctcgccattgtgagtgattaacatgacccgctggtttggacattgagactgaatatgtccaaatccttggcacttgaagcacttaaTGTCCCtgctcctagttttaggagtctCAAGTGGTGCCTTAGAAGcagacctggatgcatcaacagctttgttaggggtaaaattggtatTACGGTTAGAGGCATTACCTTGAATTCGGCTAGGAGTTGGTGTAGCCGAATTTCCAGCTTCGTGAGTTGTTCTCCGTGGTAGGTTTCCCTTCCaggaaggcgagttggaagtcTGGAAGGTATGGgtcccctctcggccttgatgcgTTCAAGAAGGTCATGGATATCCAAATAATGTtagagctccaaggcttcttgaaggtcaggattgagacctctaagaaacctggCCATGGTCGCTTCACcatcttcttgaatgtttgccctcatcatggccatctcgatctccttgtaatactcctccacactcatgttgccttgagtgagcgTTTGAAGTTTAGAGTGAAGATTGCGGTTGCGTATCAAAGCTTGAGTTCTCACCAAATCCGAACTCGTGGTTCTCCCATCCTCATTCGATGAGTccttacttggtcccaccagactagtgcgtagtcgaTGAACTCGATAGTGGCTACcttaaccttttgttcctcgctataatCGTAACAGTCGAAGACCATTTcaatgcggccttcccattccaagtaagcctcagggtcactcttGCCTTTGAACGCGGGAACTTGAATCTTAAGTCCCTTGAGTTCATTCTTAGATGTGTCCTTTTTAGGCCCTTCGGCTCTTTCGTCATCTTCACTCGCCGAGTAGTCCTCACTCTTTGCTCCTCTGGgtccatggttacttcggttgtgAGATCTGGATTGAGAGCCTCTTGTGAGACTCTTGTAGAGCTCGTTAAAACGGTTGTGCAATTCTTCCATTTGTTGTTCGCTAACTCGTTTGAGCTCGttcttcatggcggtgaacatcaatgagtagtcagtgggtgGTTGCTCTTTCTCCATGCTTGCAAAATGGTTAGtaacaagagaaaacaattcAAGTataacctcacttcactcccttagtgtatcactcacTCTCGTGTGTATCACTCAAATAAAacactctaatggacttaccaaatacctttacctattggattaggtagttgagagatgccgctcaagtccaataattgtcaccaactttttTCACAAGAATAACCAAGAatgtaagacacaaatgtgggtgaaGGAATGAAGTGGAATGGCCGAATTTGGTAAGAGATAAGGTGGCGGACAGCAAGTGGAGAAGTGCTAATGTGAACACAAGagaaagaaaccctagcttcctaaaaggtaggagtggtttcctaaaatgtaggagagaatataggagagtaggcaagtgaaaaacaaaggagttatccaagtgttttacttagtttcctaaattgatttggaaaacaagttggttttggaaactttttagAAAACCCTCCTTGAACAacttttagaaacttccaaactcCCTTCCAAGAAGGCTTCCAAGTCAGATTTGGTCTCCATCTCTCTCaaccgaaaatttccagattttctccTTCCAAAACACTTTACCAATGTCGGTTGGGATCCTATAAAATCCCCCAAGGCAGCCGACACCCTCTCACACCAACACAATTCAGATTCGACTTCTTACTTTCAAGAAACAAAACAGTTcgatttcttcctttcttgcgCAACACACAAACAGTTTAGGCTATGGAGTCCCAACAAGAAGATGCAAGCGATCTCACACAAATTTCTTCCCCACGGGTTGCTCAAGACCCTCCCAAGAAATTTACTCCCACTCCACGGAAGTCCTTCACCACCGCAAGAGAGTATAGGAAGTTGTTTATTTGAAGGGAggttcaagttttcaagaaacaaggtggtcaagaaattcaagaacctCGAAGGGTGGTTCAAGTTATCAAGGCACAAGGTGATCAAGAACCATAAGAAGAAGTGGGTCAAAACTTTTGAACCTTTGCTTGGagttaaatttctgttttggagtAGAACACAATGTAAGAACAGGTTTGGCAATAAAATTCaacttcccccttttttttctcttgtgtCACCCGAatgctcttcttttttttctttgcgtttctattttttttgacttagttgctgtgaggactcacaaaatttacttatttaatctcctatttctagcttatttaattatttatttggtcttttactccgaatattattttctaagctcttgagacctaattacatggaaatatagtttcattatatttttaaaatgacttgtttcaaaaattaattttcggaagctcgttttgtaaaaatagtgaacacgtctttggaaatcttgatcgattgagagtacaataggtttgaaatattggagacatgtacaatggacctaaattaggcattttaatgtttaaatactcaagtgatagtta is drawn from Coffea arabica cultivar ET-39 chromosome 1c, Coffea Arabica ET-39 HiFi, whole genome shotgun sequence and contains these coding sequences:
- the LOC140004802 gene encoding uncharacterized protein: MLITHNGETVSDDDDCEEIPGLIKGDCLEEDLAEEDCSLTQGEVGIAPFSCKTRAYAFFSEKLGGAVLNYPTYDKELYALVRALETWQHYLRPREFVIHTDHESLKFLKGQPKLSKRHAKWDLYAHDTDFSDIYASCMKSPHGKYFLHNGFLFYVDKLCMPNSSIRDLLIREAHNGGLMGYFEIVKTLAMLQEHFY